From Meles meles chromosome 5, mMelMel3.1 paternal haplotype, whole genome shotgun sequence, one genomic window encodes:
- the LY6G5C gene encoding LOW QUALITY PROTEIN: lymphocyte antigen 6 complex locus protein G5c (The sequence of the model RefSeq protein was modified relative to this genomic sequence to represent the inferred CDS: substituted 1 base at 1 genomic stop codon), whose product MHLMAGPAGRWSMGSLGLHTIPQALHMVLLTVLVMMSLVFGKWLXGVRRVSWSAEWRNPQIAGLPKYLRCYRCLLETKELGCLLGSDICLVPPGSSCMTLLIKNNSGSDIMVSDCRRKEQMSDCSYTRSSPVFGFWIFSRCCFREFCNNPQNRVFYIP is encoded by the exons ATGCATCTTATGGCAGGCCCTGCAGGTCGCTGGAGTATGGGGTCCCTGGGCCTCCACACCATCCCCCAAGCCCTACACATGGTCCTTTTAACAGTGCTGGTCATGATGAGCTTGGTGTTTGGTAAGTGGCTCTAAGGGGTCAGAAGGGTCTCCTGGTCTGCTGAGTGGAGAAACCCACAGATAGCAGGT CTCCCCAAATACCTACGCTGCTATCGATGCCTCTTGGAGACCAAGGAGTTGGGATGCCTTCTGGGGTCTGACATCTGCCTTGTCCCACCTGGCAGCAGCTGCATGACCCTCCTCATAAAGAACA ACAGTGGTTCTGACATCATGGTGAGTGACTGCCGCCGCAAGGAGCAGATGAGTGATTGTTCATATACCCGCTCTTCTCCAGTGTTTGGCTTCTGGATATTTTCTCGATGCTGCTTCCGGGAGTTCTGCAATAACCCCCAGAACAGAGTCTTCTATATTCCTTAG